The Priestia koreensis genomic interval TCGCTTTCACGCTCAGCGGATGCCTCTTTTATAAATTGAGACAAATAACGAGCCACGCCGTTGTCATCGCACGTATATTCTGTCACATCATCAACGACGTCTTTAATATGATCGCCAGCATTTTTCATCGCCACTGCGTAGCTTACAAACTGAAACATTGGTAAATCATTGTTGCTGTCACCAATCGCTAAAATTCCGTCAGAAGATAAACCAAAGTGCTTCAGCATCTGCTGAATACCTGTTGCTTTATTCACGTTTGCGACCATAACCTCTACGTTATGATGTGAGGATGTAGACGTTGAAAAATCGGTGTCTTGCTTTAATTTTTCAAGCTCGTCTTTAAACGCATTAATATGTGTAGTTGTTCGCGCAAAGAAATAAAACTTTGAAAACTCACTGCCTTCCACACGATCCTTCCAGTCAATTTCTTCTTGAATCGCTTTTTTACGTGAAAGCCATTCATTAATTTCAACATCTTCAGGCTTTGGATCTTTAATTTCGTTCAGAACGTATTCTTGGTCCTGTTTCAACGTTACGCGCGCGCTGTTGTATGGAAATAATTCATAATAGACACGGTGCTCTCGTGCTTTTTCAATAATTGTGTGTACGAGTTCAAGGGAAAGGGAATGCTTAAATACCATTTCTTTGCCTACATACCCTGCCATACCGTTTGATGTAATAAATCCATCTACTTCAAAGCCATCAGGCACCAATTCAGCAATTTCATCAAACGCTCTCCCCGTTGCGATAAACACATAGATTCCCTGCTTACGCAAACGATCAATCGTTTCCTTCGTTTCCATGCTTACTCGATTTTGACGGTTTAAAATAGTGCCATCCATATCTAAGAAAATGGCTTTCGGTGTTGTAACCATAACGATTTTCCCCCTCTTTGTAAAAAAGAATGCACTTTGAAGTATATACCTTTGACCTGACAAACTCAACGCATGTGCGCTATAAAATTGCCTCTATCTCCCGTCATAGAGCGCTATTTTCATGATTATTAAAGGTTTGTAAATACCTCATTGTCCTCTATCGCCATTAGCTACAACACGATGTTAATGAGTAGCTATCTCTAGACACTCTTCCTCTGAACCTCTTTACAAAATAACTCTTCAAAATAAGATACTAAATGCGGACGAAGCTCTGTACGTTTCAGACCTATTTCCATGATCGCTTTTATGTAGCCAAGCTTATCACCGATGTCATAGCGGCTCCCTTCTAGCTCTAGAGCAAACAGCCCCTCACGTTTGCACATGTGTGCCAGTGCATCTGTGAGCTGAATTTCATTTCCTGCGCCTCGTTCAATCGTTTCAAGGATCGCAAAGATTGAAGGAGGAAGAATGTATCGACCCATAACCGCTAAGTTCGACGGAGCCAGTTCTTGCGCTGGCTTTTCAATGATAGTACTCACTTCATATACCCCGTTATGTGAAAATCCTGGTTGAATGATTCCATATTTGCTTACTTCTTCTTTTGCCACGGCCTGAACCCCTACAACAGGTGCTGACGCTTGTTCATATACTTTTGTCATCTGCTGCAATGCAGGTGGCTCCGACATCATAATATCATCACCTAAAAGTACTGCAAACGGCTCGTCACCGATAAATTGTTTGGCACAAAGGACCGCATGACCAAGTCCGAGCGGCTCCTTTTGTCGAATGTAATGAATTGTAGCCATCGAGGAAATTCCTTGTACTTCTTTGAGCTGATCATACTTCCCTTTCTCTTCTAACAATTGTTCAAGCTCAATGGATTTATCAAAATGATCCTCAATGGATTTTTTATTTTTTCCGGTTACAAAAATAATGCTTTCGATTCCTGACTGAACCGCTTCTTCTACGATGTATTGAACAGCCGGCTTATCCACAATCGGAAGCATCTCCTTTGGCTGTGCTTTTGTTGCAGGCAAAAAGCGCGTGCCTAGTCCTGCCACTGGAATAACCGCTTTTTTTATTTTCATTTTTTCTCTCCTCCAAATTCAACGTCACGCACAAACACCAAGCGCGTGCCAACATAATTAATACCAACTCCTACAATCGTCGCGACCAACTTACTCACGATGAGTGACCAATCAAGCTGCTGATGAAGCTCTGATAATAAGACTGACGTCACAGCAAGCGTGATAAGATTTACGCTCATAAAAGCGATAACCTCTTTTTTTGAAGCGGCTCCTTTTTGCTGAAACGTCCATGAACGGTTTAGCATGTAGCTGTTTGCTAAACCACCGCTGTACGAAATGATTTGAGCAAGAAGATACGGAAAGCCCCCTAGCGTCAGTAATGTAAAAAGAAGAAAATCGATGCCGGTGTTTACGATACCGACAAGACCAAACTTCAAAAATGAATACCACCTACTCATGTACAACACTACTTACTACTTGGCGCTCTTTTCGCTCCATTCCGTAACACTCACGAACGATATAAAGCGGACGATTTTTCGTTTCGTCATAAATACGACCGATATATTCACCCACAATACCAAGTAAAATCAGCACGATACCGCTGAAAAACAGCTGTATAACAATCAATGAAGCCCATCCTTCCACGGTGCTATCTGTGAAGAGCTTTTGATACAGAACAATAAACATATAGATAAATCCAGCAAGTGATAGAAGGCTTCCTGTATACGTCGCAAGCTTTAGTGGCTTATAGGAAAACGTCGTCAATCCGTCTAGGGAAAGCTTTAGCATTTTTTTAAGCGGATACTTTGTTTCACCCGCTAATCGCTCATCCCGCACATACTCTACGGCCGTCTGCTTAAATCCTACCCAGCTAACGAGCCCTCTCACAAAGCGGTTTTTCTCCTGAATGCCTTTCATTTCTTCACAAACACGGCGATCAATTAAACGAAAGTCCCCCGTATCAACGGGGATATCGACATCCGTTGACGCACGTAAAATACGGTAAAAGAGAGAGGCCGTTTGCTTTTTGAAAAACGTTTCGCCTTTTCGCTGCACGCGCTTTGCGTACACCACGTCATAGCCTTCCTTCCATTTCTCAATCATCTCTAAAATCAGCTCTGGTGGATCTTGTAAATCAGCGTCAATTACGACAATTGCTTCTCCTCTTGCATAATCCATCCCAGCCGTAATCGCAATCTGATGACCGAAGTTTCGTGAGAAGTCGATCAGTTTGACCGAATCGTCCCCGTCGCTATATCCCTTTAAAATAGCGGCGGTTTGATCTCGGCTACCGTCATTGACAAAGAGAAGCTCGTAAGCTTCCTTTGTCGAATTCATCACTGATTTTAAACGACGATAGGTTTCATGAATAACGGCCTCTTCATTGTAGACAGGGATCACAATGGAATAGCGCACATGTTTTTTCATTTAAACTCCTCCCTTTATTATTGAATTTCGTATAATTTTAATGATCCACCCATTGGGGATGACGTTTTTGTTGATTGCCATTTACTTGATGATATTTCTTTTCCGTTTTTCGTAATCCAGTTCAGTACATCTGAATTTCCTGCTTTACCTCGCCCGTCAGACGATAGTAAGAAGTATTTCACCTCGCCGTTTGCGACCATTTTTTTCAGTTTAGACACGGTCATAATCGGATCCGATCCTGAAAATCCTCCCATTGCCATGACCGCTTTTCCTGTTTCAATGATGTATGGTGATGCGGTATTTGAATCCGTTGTCGCAAACAGGTATTTTTCTCCTGTATTGTGTTCGGTTAGATACGTAATCGTTTTCGCATCTGTTTGACCACCCAGCATGCCTCTTCCCATTCCACCTGCAGTACTTGATGTAGGACCTGCTTCTGGAAGCATGCTGTTGCCGCCATAAATAATCGGTGTTGCCGCCCAAAACAGTGGCGCTACAAGAAGCACAAACAGCGCGGCAAGCGAAACAAAAAACGATGCTCGGTTTTTGCGTTCTTTTTTGAATAGAAGTACGGCTGATAACAGAATGCCTGCTACGCCCACTCCGATGATCAACCCTTTTCCAATCGTATCAACCGTCGGCATCAGCATGTACAGCTGAAAAATCGTTGTTCCAAGAAGTCCAGCTGGCAATAACCAAGCTCGCCAGCCTTCACGATTTCGGTACATTTGCATCAATGTTGTCCATCCCGCACCCACTAGGACTGAGATCGCTGGGGCAAGCATAATAAGATAATATTGATGAAAGAATCCTGCTACGCTGAAAAATCCTGCAATTGGAACGAGCCATGCCATCCAGAACAAGCTTTCTTTTTGTTTTCTCTTAAGCTTTTGTTTTCGTCTAAATGTAGAGAGAAACCCAATTGCAGCGATGATCGCAAATGGCAGAACCCAGCTAATTTGCTCGGAAAGACCTGTTTTAAACAAGCGAAGCGGTCCAGGTGTTCCTGTTCCAAACATT includes:
- a CDS encoding HAD family hydrolase, whose product is MVTTPKAIFLDMDGTILNRQNRVSMETKETIDRLRKQGIYVFIATGRAFDEIAELVPDGFEVDGFITSNGMAGYVGKEMVFKHSLSLELVHTIIEKAREHRVYYELFPYNSARVTLKQDQEYVLNEIKDPKPEDVEINEWLSRKKAIQEEIDWKDRVEGSEFSKFYFFARTTTHINAFKDELEKLKQDTDFSTSTSSHHNVEVMVANVNKATGIQQMLKHFGLSSDGILAIGDSNNDLPMFQFVSYAVAMKNAGDHIKDVVDDVTEYTCDDNGVARYLSQFIKEASAERESEAATK
- the galU gene encoding UTP--glucose-1-phosphate uridylyltransferase GalU, whose amino-acid sequence is MKIKKAVIPVAGLGTRFLPATKAQPKEMLPIVDKPAVQYIVEEAVQSGIESIIFVTGKNKKSIEDHFDKSIELEQLLEEKGKYDQLKEVQGISSMATIHYIRQKEPLGLGHAVLCAKQFIGDEPFAVLLGDDIMMSEPPALQQMTKVYEQASAPVVGVQAVAKEEVSKYGIIQPGFSHNGVYEVSTIIEKPAQELAPSNLAVMGRYILPPSIFAILETIERGAGNEIQLTDALAHMCKREGLFALELEGSRYDIGDKLGYIKAIMEIGLKRTELRPHLVSYFEELFCKEVQRKSV
- a CDS encoding GtrA family protein, encoding MKFGLVGIVNTGIDFLLFTLLTLGGFPYLLAQIISYSGGLANSYMLNRSWTFQQKGAASKKEVIAFMSVNLITLAVTSVLLSELHQQLDWSLIVSKLVATIVGVGINYVGTRLVFVRDVEFGGEKK
- a CDS encoding glycosyltransferase family 2 protein, giving the protein MKKHVRYSIVIPVYNEEAVIHETYRRLKSVMNSTKEAYELLFVNDGSRDQTAAILKGYSDGDDSVKLIDFSRNFGHQIAITAGMDYARGEAIVVIDADLQDPPELILEMIEKWKEGYDVVYAKRVQRKGETFFKKQTASLFYRILRASTDVDIPVDTGDFRLIDRRVCEEMKGIQEKNRFVRGLVSWVGFKQTAVEYVRDERLAGETKYPLKKMLKLSLDGLTTFSYKPLKLATYTGSLLSLAGFIYMFIVLYQKLFTDSTVEGWASLIVIQLFFSGIVLILLGIVGEYIGRIYDETKNRPLYIVRECYGMERKERQVVSSVVHE